The Raphanus sativus cultivar WK10039 chromosome 2, ASM80110v3, whole genome shotgun sequence DNA segment AATTTCTAGATCTTTTCGTTTATGGTTAGGGTTTCAAATCGATTTTGATATCACTCGATTTGGGGAtcggtttttcttttttacggTTTCAAAACGAGATTGGTTTGTATCGAGGCTTATATGATCTTTGTGTTTGTTCTTATGTGTTTACTGTTTTGAAACGATGCTTCTTGTGCTCTGCCTCTTGacttgttaattaatattttttcttcttctctttcaggTTAATATGGGACATGATTACAGTTACAGTCAGCCTTCTTCATCAGAGTACGACATCACCTCTcttcttgaagaagaagctgcaCTCTACGCTGATGAAGCAGCTGCACTCTACGCTGATGAAGCTGAGAGTAGCTACATGATCGGAGAGCCGGCTGAGTACCCACCTCGAGCTGAGCCTGTTACACAACTCAGCAGAAACAACTCAACAGACCTTATGGCTATGGAGGAGATGAGTGATGACTTGCAGACACAACTCAGCCAGCTTAAGGATCAAGGTATTAAGAGTGAGCAGAAGCTGGTGAAGCTAGAGAAGACAGTGGTGGTTTGTCTCCTGGTTTGTGTATTACTGTTAATGGGTTTGGTGTTCATCTATCTGCGTGGTGAGTTTCTGTCATCTTCCTTTTGATTGTTGTGTCTGCATTTTTTAAAAGCGTTTAACTGTTTTATCTCGTGTGTTTGCAGGAAGAGCTTCAAAGGGTACGTACAAGCTGAAGTCTTACGCGGCAATCTGAAGTCCCGACTGTTTGTAATAAAAGGTACTCTTCGAAGTCTCTACAATATACTAGTTGTAGTTTTAAACGTTGAGATCACTGAATCAATTTGTATAGGATTTGATACTAGTTGTAGTTTTTAAATGTTGAGATTTGATTGGTGTTAAATGATACTGAAATGCTTTAAATGTTAGTTTTAAAGCAATATAGTTATATATCACTTCCGTCTTGCTTAGTTAATTATCAGTACTAGTCTGATTTATTGTAGTTGTAGTTTTAAAAGCTTTAGTTAATTATCTATACTAGTCTTATTACCTTCCTACCTGCCAAGATTTATTATGTTAAATGTTTCTTTAGGTTTAGATCGCTTACTTAAGGTTTTGTGTTGCTAGTAGAGTGACACAAACCATTCCCTCACTATGAATATGACCCTTGGTTTTGTAAATCTACTGAATAGTCAATATTCAGTAGACCTTGAATCCCCCGAACCCGTTTGGTTGAGTGGTCCCAGTCAAGATGAGTCTGCTGTGAAGGTGAGCAGTAAATGGTCTCCCACTGAGGATAAAATCTTCATTGGTGCTTGGCTCAACACCAGTAAAGATCCTGTGGTGAGCAATGACCAGAAAGCCAACACGTTCTGGAGCAGGATCGTAGACTACTACAACGCAAGCCCCCAGCTGGTGGGAAGAACGCCTAGGCTTCTTGGTCAGTGCAAGCAGAGGTGGTCTAGGATTAATGACCAAGTCTGCAAGTTCGTTGGATGCTACGACGCGGCTTTGAGGGAGCAGAGAAGTGGTGAAAACGAAGATGAAGTGATGAAAACTGCACTAGACCGCTTCTTCAATCAGCACTCGGTGAGATTTAGCATGGAACATGCCTGGAGGGAGCTGAGGCATGACCAGAAATGGTCCTCCTCTTTTGTGGCTAAGGACAGTGGGAAGGATAAGCGCAAAGTCGTGGAGGTTGATACAGCAGACGAAGAGCCTAGACCTATGGGGATTAAGGCTGCTAAAGCGGCcgctaagaagaagaagagtggtAAAGAAAAGGCTCTGACGAAGATAGATGCCATCATGCAAGTGAAAAAAGAAGTCTCAACACAGAACCTCCTTGAACGTCTACTTGCCAAAAAAGAGCCTCTCAATGAGATGGAAACAACTCTTAAAATGAAACTTATGTCTGCTCTAATATGAGTTTAGGTATTGTCATTTAGCTATGAGTTTAGGTATTGTCATTTAGCTATGAGTTTAGGCCGTGTACTTGcatattttttttcatgttttacaTTAACTATGTTGCATATTTTTCAACGTCTACTTGCATATTTTACATTTAGCTAACTGTTGTCTCTTTTCAAGTTCTGCAGTAGGCATGTGAACCAAGTCACGGGTGCTTTGGAGATGGGAAAGTCTTTTGGTCTTTGGCGCATGTGAACCAAGACAGTCACGGGATGTTCTGTTCACTTATGTTGTATAAGTAGTTGTAGTTGTATCCTCTTGTTTCCTACATCAAAACTCTTAACTTATCTTGTTTTTTCTCCTATCATCTCGGAGAGGTTGTAGTGTAACGGTGAAGCACTCTGTTTTTAAGactgtaatatttttaagacTGAAGCTTGCTTCTCTTCCTTCTCATCATTTCTTGCTTCTCATCATCTCTTGCTTCTCACAAGTATCATCTCATCACACGTATCATCATTTTAACACAAGTATCATCTCTTGCATTTTACCTTATCATCATTTTAACACAAGTATCTTGCTTCTCTTGCATTTTAACTTATCATCTCttgaattttacattttaacttATCATCTCTTGCAacatttaaatgttttaaaacatatattgagattaaaaaataagttctaaaacatatattgagattaaaaaataagttctaaaacatatattgagattaaaaaataagttctaaaacatatattgagattaaaaaataagttctaaaacatatattgagattaaaaaataagttctaaaacatatattgagattaaaaaataagttctaaaacatatattgagattaaaaaataagttctaaaacatatattgagattaaaaaataagttctaaaacatatattgaaattaaaaaataagttctaaaacatatattgagattaaaaaataagttctaaaacatatattgacattaaaaaataagttctaaaacatatattaagattaaaaaaatgttctaaaacatatattgagattaaaaaatgttctaaaatatatattaagattaaaaaaaatgttctaaaatatacatactttaacaaaataattttttttttcaagcaGGATGTCATCATCTTCATCCGATGGACTCGACCAAAGATTGGATGAAGTTTTCGACGAAATATGCGAAGATACATTAAACAACTTCTTGGAACCCCAAACCGATAAGCAAAGGAAGCGTGCTTATATAGAACGAAACCGTGAAGAAGGACACACCCGTTTATGGAATGACTACTTTGCCGAAAATCCCACATATGAAGCACATTTATTCAGACGCCGTTTCCGTATGAACA contains these protein-coding regions:
- the LOC108839014 gene encoding glutathione S-transferase T3-like, which encodes MTLGFVNLLNSQYSVDLESPEPVWLSGPSQDESAVKVSSKWSPTEDKIFIGAWLNTSKDPVVSNDQKANTFWSRIVDYYNASPQLVGRTPRLLGQCKQRWSRINDQVCKFVGCYDAALREQRSGENEDEVMKTALDRFFNQHSVRFSMEHAWRELRHDQKWSSSFVAKDSGKDKRKVVEVDTADEEPRPMGIKAAKAAAKKKKSGKEKALTKIDAIMQVKKEVSTQNLLERLLAKKEPLNEMETTLKMKLMSALI